The Methylomicrobium lacus LW14 genome window below encodes:
- a CDS encoding YMGG-like glycine zipper-containing protein: MLLTACATDPYTGQSSLSNTAKGAGLGAAAGAAIGAAFGGNDWKNVGYGALAGGAVGAAAGAYKDHKDNQQKSYYNPYR, encoded by the coding sequence ATGCTGCTGACTGCATGCGCCACTGACCCCTATACCGGTCAATCCTCGCTCAGCAATACCGCGAAAGGCGCCGGCTTGGGCGCGGCCGCCGGCGCGGCGATCGGTGCCGCCTTCGGTGGCAATGACTGGAAGAACGTTGGTTACGGGGCTTTGGCCGGTGGCGCTGTCGGTGCTGCGGCTGGCGCTTATAAGGATCATAAGGATAATCAACAGAAGAGTTATTATAATCCCTATCGATAA
- a CDS encoding glutamate synthase-related protein, which produces MKKHSRMNNQQPLLYDADLSQDSCGVGFITHKQSIQTHDILVKTHEALCTIPHRGGMSAEGVGDGAGVNVDLSLKFFRKITGLNDLELGQFGVANFFFPEDHDHYDSITTELIERHFQSAKLPILLWRNVPVDNSVLNAASVKAQQPIKQVVFGRPEQLHAASHDEFEKYIQAALLDLEKEGFTRPELNGFYPLSMSSRTQVYKGRLNSFEVIPYFKDLYDTDHEVNTLFFHTRFSTNTAPATMMAQPFRYMAHNGELNTDKKNRLSENAIARQHNKHICFPCGQSDSGRLDQTLTRRINEDDLDIVTAVLAMMPPAWENDTTLSPEVRAMLEYFSLYEEKNDGPAALIFNDGVRVGARLDRLGLRPLRSVETNEYLAVMSEAGQIDFPPKDVLTRGRIEAGGMLYFDHSTGEKYNSHQVMERLAKEKDYQALLKQRSLHLSELPKVELSELNNDHALNIDQRHTAYSLNQESFKFLLDPILQAGAEKVSAMGYGLAPNALSSAEGGMSRYFSQRFAQVTNPPLDSIRESDGMTLRVALGAKPTFSDEYSKQLVIDSPILQRTQLEQIRRQTQVSTVTLDMVYRPDFNDAKLNEDALEAALLNVCAQVEQAARSNTGIIILSDARISREMAAIPALLMVAAANQHLVKMGLRFNSSLIAETGQAASPHDVATILGFGASAICPISVYNRVITDFAPADHQKALDKFQKGVEKSLMKTMGKFGLCTAESYIGGEFFESNYIDTEEPKLAPYFPNIHASVGGARYADIAASAAEWHHKALNVREEKDIPFLGLFKERQDGAGHSYGNTAVREYINMTDEPILYIPEDKSPEASDTAYTDFGYTKRTPEQIDGFGITPAYRSFTKNLYLERDSRPAALRDIIDFPADVTGAETSADFDRILGKHNLRGNINYLIRGLSVCKTGEDSFTVSLNGNSTAPRLEQLAEHFKNRFKGTSFTVAVERTALKLKLADTGSLLANYLNTIQATRDPIALSEVQPAHQITPTLASGAMSHGALLAEAHEAVAQGFNIVGSLSNCGEGGEHSSRFNTLRSCNIKQFASGRFGVWAGYLADPNLREIEIKIAQGAKPGEGGQLPAPKVSVEIAALRGGTPRVELVSPPPHHDTYSIEDLGQLIHDAKAARVKVGVKLVSSEGIGTIAVGVAKAGADVINVAGNTGGTGAAAVTSLKNSGRSPEIGIAEVHQALSVNGLRDKVVLRCSGAHQSGLDVVKSAILGADSFEFGTTALMMLRCVMAKNCNIKCPAGLTTAHEEFKGDPRVLAQYLMNLAHEVREILAVLGYKSLAEIRGQTDLLHLIEHPSLIGQVDLTKMLAYADVVKIAKPIYLEANFGIDDKIIAKVKAELIDKGQTQVVIEGGEFKLNNRHKTVGGQAAIDIERMLAYQLSDEQLAKTKPVYLNLGKGHRAEGRRYLAPDSVVIRTTGAAGQSYAAFMNDGMRMEHLGTCNDGVGKSACGGLLIVESPGGGVKTPGNNVLIGNFALFGATGGKAFINGEAGDRFAVRNSGAMAVVEGVGDFACEYMTNGAVLNIGGFGKGFCNGMSGGNAYQYDPENRLENLYDKSSVELHRLTEDSDTARAHEQFVLAMLEQHADYANSSKAKKLLDNWASEREHFKFALPLWLNKTQSATDLQKALDRKEMIEELSIELARRQIEQVSDAYRTASPLFGGAIPAYGATDTALTFKLVNSFMVLEKAQQVAQDLLKHLPEAQRSQGRIEQAAHKLIVERPRKLQDTLVKTTREAYSNYTDEQLAWLLADKRLNDYKTALINRSVQSIYSIGSTAWIIEQDQVNKAALAGIPSIEEYLASLAGLSIVQGMLNEQTA; this is translated from the coding sequence ATGAAAAAACATTCCCGAATGAACAACCAGCAACCCTTGCTCTATGATGCCGATTTATCGCAGGACAGCTGCGGCGTGGGTTTCATTACCCATAAGCAAAGCATACAGACGCATGACATTTTAGTCAAAACTCACGAAGCCTTGTGCACGATCCCGCACCGGGGCGGCATGAGCGCGGAAGGCGTTGGCGACGGCGCCGGCGTGAACGTCGATCTGTCGCTGAAATTCTTCCGCAAGATTACCGGATTGAATGATCTGGAACTGGGCCAATTTGGCGTCGCGAACTTCTTTTTCCCGGAAGATCACGACCATTACGATTCGATCACCACAGAGCTGATCGAGCGCCATTTTCAAAGCGCGAAGCTGCCGATCCTGTTATGGCGCAATGTCCCGGTCGACAATTCGGTCCTGAATGCCGCCTCGGTCAAGGCCCAGCAGCCGATCAAGCAGGTCGTGTTCGGCCGCCCGGAACAGCTGCATGCGGCCAGCCATGATGAATTCGAGAAATACATTCAGGCCGCGCTGCTGGATCTCGAAAAGGAAGGTTTTACCCGCCCCGAATTAAACGGCTTTTATCCTTTGTCGATGAGCTCGCGCACCCAGGTGTACAAGGGCCGGCTGAATTCGTTCGAAGTGATTCCGTATTTCAAGGATCTGTACGACACCGATCACGAAGTCAACACGCTGTTTTTCCACACCCGTTTTTCGACCAATACCGCGCCGGCGACGATGATGGCGCAGCCGTTCCGCTACATGGCGCACAACGGCGAGTTGAACACCGACAAGAAAAACCGCTTGAGCGAAAACGCGATCGCGCGCCAGCACAACAAGCACATTTGTTTTCCGTGCGGCCAATCCGATTCCGGCCGTCTGGACCAGACCTTGACCCGCAGGATCAACGAAGACGATCTGGACATCGTGACCGCAGTGCTCGCGATGATGCCGCCGGCCTGGGAAAACGACACCACCCTGTCGCCCGAAGTGCGCGCGATGCTTGAATATTTCAGCCTCTACGAAGAAAAGAACGACGGCCCGGCCGCGTTGATCTTCAACGACGGCGTCCGCGTCGGCGCGCGCCTGGACCGCCTGGGCCTGCGCCCCTTGCGCTCGGTCGAAACGAATGAATATCTGGCCGTGATGTCCGAAGCCGGCCAGATCGACTTCCCGCCGAAAGACGTCTTGACCCGCGGCCGCATCGAAGCCGGCGGCATGCTCTATTTCGACCACAGCACCGGCGAAAAATACAACAGCCATCAGGTGATGGAGCGGCTCGCGAAGGAAAAAGACTACCAGGCCCTGCTGAAACAGCGCAGCCTGCATCTGTCCGAGTTGCCGAAGGTCGAGTTGTCCGAACTGAACAACGACCACGCATTGAATATCGACCAGCGCCATACCGCCTATTCGCTGAATCAGGAAAGCTTCAAGTTCCTGCTCGACCCGATCCTGCAGGCGGGCGCCGAAAAAGTTTCCGCGATGGGCTACGGCCTGGCGCCTAACGCCTTGTCGAGTGCCGAAGGCGGCATGTCGCGCTATTTTAGCCAGCGTTTTGCGCAGGTCACCAATCCACCGCTCGACTCGATCCGCGAGAGCGACGGCATGACGCTGCGCGTCGCGCTGGGAGCGAAGCCGACCTTCTCGGACGAATACAGCAAGCAATTGGTGATCGACTCGCCGATTTTGCAGCGCACCCAGCTCGAACAGATCCGCCGCCAGACCCAGGTCAGCACGGTGACTCTGGACATGGTGTACCGGCCCGATTTCAACGATGCGAAGCTTAACGAAGACGCACTCGAAGCCGCTTTGTTAAACGTCTGCGCACAGGTCGAACAGGCCGCCCGCAGCAATACCGGCATCATCATCCTGAGCGATGCGAGAATCAGCCGCGAGATGGCCGCGATCCCTGCCTTGCTGATGGTCGCCGCGGCAAACCAGCATCTGGTCAAGATGGGGTTACGCTTCAACTCGTCGTTGATCGCCGAAACCGGCCAAGCGGCCAGTCCGCACGATGTCGCGACGATTCTCGGCTTCGGCGCGTCCGCGATCTGCCCGATCAGCGTCTATAACCGCGTGATCACCGATTTCGCACCGGCCGACCATCAGAAAGCGCTGGATAAATTCCAGAAAGGCGTCGAAAAATCGCTGATGAAGACGATGGGGAAATTCGGCCTGTGCACCGCCGAAAGCTACATCGGCGGCGAGTTTTTCGAATCGAACTATATCGACACCGAAGAGCCGAAACTGGCGCCTTACTTCCCGAACATTCATGCCTCGGTCGGCGGCGCGCGCTATGCCGACATCGCCGCCAGCGCGGCCGAATGGCATCATAAAGCGCTGAACGTCCGGGAAGAAAAAGACATTCCATTCCTTGGCCTGTTCAAGGAGCGTCAGGACGGAGCCGGCCATTCCTACGGCAATACCGCGGTCCGCGAATACATCAACATGACCGACGAGCCGATCCTGTATATCCCGGAGGACAAATCGCCGGAAGCCTCCGACACGGCCTATACCGATTTCGGTTATACGAAGCGCACGCCCGAACAGATCGACGGCTTCGGCATTACGCCGGCCTACCGCAGCTTCACGAAGAATCTGTACCTGGAACGCGACTCGCGGCCGGCCGCATTGCGTGACATCATCGACTTTCCGGCCGATGTGACCGGAGCTGAAACCTCTGCCGATTTCGACCGGATTTTGGGCAAGCACAACCTGCGCGGCAATATCAATTATTTGATTCGCGGCCTGAGCGTCTGCAAAACCGGCGAAGACAGTTTCACGGTCAGCCTGAACGGAAACTCCACCGCACCGCGTCTGGAACAACTGGCCGAGCATTTCAAAAACCGCTTTAAGGGCACGTCGTTCACGGTCGCGGTCGAAAGAACCGCGCTGAAATTGAAGCTGGCCGACACCGGCAGCCTGTTGGCCAATTACCTGAATACGATACAAGCGACCCGCGATCCGATCGCCTTGTCGGAAGTCCAGCCGGCGCATCAGATCACCCCGACCTTGGCGTCCGGCGCGATGAGCCACGGCGCGCTCTTGGCCGAGGCGCACGAAGCGGTCGCGCAAGGCTTCAACATCGTAGGCTCCTTGAGCAACTGCGGCGAAGGCGGCGAACATTCGAGCCGTTTCAACACCCTGCGCTCCTGCAACATCAAGCAGTTCGCGTCCGGCCGTTTCGGCGTCTGGGCCGGCTATCTGGCCGATCCGAACCTGCGTGAGATCGAAATCAAGATCGCGCAAGGCGCAAAACCCGGCGAAGGCGGCCAATTGCCGGCTCCGAAAGTCTCGGTCGAAATCGCGGCATTGCGCGGCGGCACCCCGAGAGTCGAACTGGTCAGCCCGCCTCCGCACCATGACACCTACTCGATCGAGGATCTGGGTCAGTTGATTCATGACGCGAAAGCCGCACGTGTGAAGGTCGGCGTCAAGCTGGTATCGTCCGAAGGCATCGGCACGATTGCGGTCGGCGTCGCGAAAGCCGGCGCGGACGTGATTAACGTCGCCGGCAACACCGGCGGCACCGGCGCGGCGGCGGTGACCAGCTTGAAAAACAGCGGCCGTTCGCCCGAAATCGGCATCGCCGAAGTGCATCAGGCACTGTCGGTGAATGGCCTCCGCGACAAGGTGGTTTTGCGTTGCAGCGGCGCGCATCAAAGCGGCCTCGACGTCGTCAAATCGGCGATTCTGGGCGCAGATTCGTTCGAATTCGGCACCACCGCGTTGATGATGCTGCGCTGCGTGATGGCGAAAAACTGCAACATCAAGTGCCCTGCAGGACTCACCACCGCGCACGAAGAATTCAAGGGCGATCCGCGCGTGTTGGCGCAATACCTGATGAATCTGGCGCACGAAGTCCGCGAAATCCTCGCCGTCTTGGGCTACAAGAGCCTGGCGGAAATCCGCGGCCAGACCGACCTCTTGCACCTGATCGAGCATCCATCATTGATCGGCCAGGTCGATCTGACCAAGATGCTGGCCTATGCCGATGTGGTCAAGATCGCGAAGCCGATTTACCTCGAAGCGAACTTCGGCATCGACGACAAGATCATCGCAAAGGTCAAGGCGGAACTGATCGACAAGGGCCAGACCCAGGTCGTGATCGAAGGCGGCGAGTTCAAGCTGAACAACCGGCACAAGACCGTCGGCGGCCAGGCCGCGATCGATATCGAGCGCATGCTCGCCTATCAGTTGTCCGACGAGCAGCTGGCGAAGACCAAACCGGTCTATCTGAACCTCGGCAAGGGCCACCGGGCCGAAGGCCGCCGCTATCTGGCGCCCGACAGCGTGGTGATCCGCACCACCGGTGCGGCCGGTCAAAGCTATGCGGCCTTCATGAACGACGGCATGCGCATGGAGCATCTCGGCACCTGCAACGACGGCGTCGGCAAATCGGCCTGCGGCGGTCTGTTGATCGTCGAGTCTCCCGGCGGCGGCGTCAAGACGCCCGGCAACAACGTGCTGATCGGCAACTTTGCCCTGTTCGGCGCGACCGGCGGCAAGGCCTTCATCAACGGCGAAGCCGGCGACCGTTTCGCGGTGCGCAACTCCGGCGCGATGGCGGTCGTCGAAGGCGTCGGCGATTTCGCCTGCGAATACATGACCAACGGCGCGGTGCTGAACATCGGCGGTTTCGGCAAGGGTTTCTGCAACGGTATGTCCGGCGGCAACGCCTATCAATATGATCCGGAAAACCGGCTCGAAAACCTGTATGACAAGTCGTCGGTCGAACTGCACCGGCTGACCGAAGACAGCGACACCGCACGCGCGCATGAACAGTTCGTGCTGGCGATGCTCGAACAGCATGCCGACTACGCGAATTCGAGCAAGGCGAAAAAACTGCTGGACAACTGGGCGAGCGAACGCGAGCATTTCAAGTTCGCGCTGCCTTTGTGGCTGAACAAGACGCAATCGGCGACGGACCTGCAAAAAGCACTGGACCGCAAGGAAATGATCGAGGAATTGTCGATCGAACTGGCCCGCCGGCAAATCGAGCAAGTCAGCGACGCCTATCGGACCGCCAGCCCGCTGTTCGGCGGCGCGATTCCGGCCTACGGCGCGACCGACACCGCGCTGACCTTCAAATTGGTCAACAGCTTCATGGTGCTGGAAAAGGCGCAGCAAGTCGCGCAGGACCTGCTGAAGCATCTGCCCGAAGCTCAACGTAGCCAAGGCCGGATCGAACAGGCCGCACACAAGTTGATCGTCGAGCGTCCGCGTAAATTGCAGGATACGCTGGTCAAGACCACCCGCGAAGCCTACAGCAATTATACAGACGAGCAACTGGCCTGGCTGCTGGCGGACAAGCGTCTGAATGACTATAAAACCGCGCTGATCAACCGCTCGGTGCAAAGCATTTATTCGATCGGCTCCACCGCCTGGATCATCGAGCAAGACCAGGTCAACAAAGCGGCGCTCGCCGGCATTCCTTCGATCGAGGAATATCTGGCCAGCCTCGCGGGCCTCAGCATCGTGCAAGGCATGTTGAACGAACAAACGGCCTGA
- a CDS encoding UbiH/UbiF/VisC/COQ6 family ubiquinone biosynthesis hydroxylase: protein MKEDFDVVVVGGGMVGAAVGCGLGGSSLKVAVIESAPPEPFSVEQPHDLRVSALSIASKNILAAVGAWKGIENRRLCPFRRMRVWETAGDTEFCSDDIGARELGYIVENRVTQLALLERLQEFDNVEVIYRVNLDKIHYEPGKASELELADGRRLSARVLVAADGGQSRVRQAAGLGVTGWDYKQHALVIYVETAYGQQDIAWQRFVPSGPQAFLPLTGHYGSIVWYNSPDQVGRLKALSDDDLLNELQNAFPDCLGKINKVLGRASFPLKRQHAQDYVKPGVALVGDAAHMINPLAGQGVNIGFLDAAALAEVLLDADQKGEDIAGMTVLKRYEKMRRNENLKMMTVMDAFYRVFSNDLLPVKFLRNLGLGLAERILPAKNLVMRSAMGIAGELPKLARGKPLV from the coding sequence ATGAAAGAAGATTTTGATGTGGTAGTCGTCGGCGGCGGCATGGTCGGCGCGGCGGTCGGTTGCGGTTTGGGCGGCAGTTCGTTGAAAGTCGCGGTGATCGAAAGTGCGCCGCCCGAGCCCTTTTCAGTGGAGCAGCCGCATGATTTGCGCGTTTCCGCGCTCAGCATCGCCTCCAAAAACATCCTGGCCGCGGTCGGCGCCTGGAAGGGTATCGAAAACCGGCGGCTTTGCCCGTTTCGGCGCATGCGGGTCTGGGAAACGGCCGGCGATACCGAATTTTGCAGCGACGATATCGGCGCACGCGAATTGGGTTATATAGTCGAAAACAGGGTGACGCAGCTGGCGCTGTTGGAGCGCCTGCAGGAATTCGATAATGTCGAGGTCATCTACCGGGTCAATCTGGACAAAATCCACTATGAGCCGGGCAAGGCGAGCGAGCTTGAACTGGCGGACGGCCGGCGTTTGTCGGCGCGCGTCCTGGTCGCGGCCGACGGCGGCCAGTCGAGGGTCAGACAGGCGGCAGGTCTCGGCGTGACCGGCTGGGATTATAAACAGCATGCCTTGGTGATCTATGTCGAAACTGCCTACGGCCAGCAGGACATCGCCTGGCAGCGCTTCGTGCCGAGCGGACCGCAGGCCTTCTTGCCGCTGACCGGCCATTACGGCTCGATCGTCTGGTATAACTCGCCCGATCAGGTCGGTCGCTTGAAAGCATTGTCCGACGACGACTTATTGAATGAACTGCAAAATGCCTTCCCCGACTGTCTCGGCAAGATCAACAAGGTGCTGGGCCGGGCGAGTTTTCCGTTGAAGCGCCAGCATGCGCAGGATTATGTGAAGCCCGGCGTTGCATTGGTCGGCGACGCCGCGCATATGATCAACCCGCTGGCCGGGCAGGGCGTCAATATCGGCTTTCTCGATGCGGCGGCGCTCGCCGAAGTGCTGCTCGATGCGGATCAGAAAGGCGAGGATATCGCCGGAATGACCGTCCTGAAACGCTACGAAAAAATGCGCAGGAACGAAAACCTGAAAATGATGACGGTGATGGATGCGTTTTACCGCGTATTCAGCAACGATCTGCTGCCGGTCAAATTTTTGCGCAATCTCGGCTTGGGGTTGGCCGAGCGGATTTTACCCGCCAAAAACCTGGTCATGCGCAGCGCGATGGGCATCGCGGGCGAGTTGCCCAAGCTTGCGCGCGGTAAACCGCTGGTCTGA
- the accA gene encoding acetyl-CoA carboxylase carboxyl transferase subunit alpha, whose protein sequence is MDLKFLDFEQPIAELEAKIRELRNVEFDNDINISDAIQQLEEKSRALTESIFSNLSDWQISQLSRHPGRPYTLDYIKLMFTDFHELHGDRAYADDPAIVCGLARFDDQPVVVIGHQKGRDTKEKIYRNFGMPRPEGYRKALRVMKMAERFKLPVICLIDTPGAYPGIGAEERGQSEAIAKNLFEMARLRTPIICTVTGEGGSGGALAIGVGDRLIMLEYSTYSVISPEGCASILWKSADKSQLAAEAMGITSDRIREQGLLDEVVREPVGGCHRDFEGVAANLKEVLQRHLEELKQFSLDELLEKRYQRLMNFGAFIEEPVK, encoded by the coding sequence ATGGATTTAAAATTTCTCGATTTCGAACAACCCATTGCTGAACTGGAAGCCAAAATCAGAGAGCTCCGTAATGTGGAATTCGATAATGACATCAATATTTCCGATGCCATCCAGCAACTGGAAGAGAAAAGTCGCGCGCTGACCGAGTCGATCTTCTCGAATCTGTCAGATTGGCAGATTTCGCAGTTATCCCGGCATCCGGGGCGTCCTTATACGCTCGATTACATCAAACTGATGTTCACCGATTTTCATGAGCTGCACGGCGACCGCGCTTATGCGGATGATCCGGCGATCGTCTGCGGCCTGGCGCGTTTCGATGATCAGCCGGTGGTGGTGATCGGCCATCAAAAAGGCCGCGACACCAAGGAAAAGATTTACCGCAATTTCGGCATGCCGCGTCCGGAAGGCTACCGCAAAGCCTTGCGCGTGATGAAGATGGCCGAGCGTTTCAAATTGCCGGTGATCTGTCTGATCGACACTCCGGGCGCTTATCCCGGTATCGGCGCGGAAGAGCGCGGGCAAAGTGAGGCGATCGCGAAAAACCTGTTCGAAATGGCCCGGCTCAGAACGCCGATCATCTGCACGGTGACCGGTGAAGGCGGTTCCGGCGGCGCCTTGGCGATCGGCGTCGGCGACCGGCTGATCATGCTCGAATACAGCACCTATTCGGTCATTTCGCCGGAAGGTTGCGCCTCGATCTTGTGGAAAAGCGCCGATAAATCGCAGCTCGCGGCCGAAGCGATGGGGATCACCTCCGACCGCATCCGCGAGCAGGGCTTGCTCGACGAAGTGGTGCGGGAGCCGGTCGGCGGCTGTCATCGGGATTTTGAGGGCGTGGCGGCCAATTTGAAGGAGGTCTTGCAGCGCCATCTGGAAGAACTGAAACAGTTCTCTCTCGACGAACTGCTCGAAAAACGCTATCAGCGTCTGATGAATTTCGGCGCTTTCATCGAAGAGCCGGTTAAATAA
- a CDS encoding OmpA family protein, protein MRNTLLITAISSVLLTACVTDPYTGQSSLSKAAMGGGIGAASGAAIGTAFGGNDLKNAGFGALAGGVVGAAVGAYMDHQQKEMEQSLQGTGIEVQRTAENTLNLNMPESVTFAYDSATLTPHAQSALNTVSGILNQYPDSTITVTGHTDSDGSDTYNQRLSEKRAASVSNYLSQHSVSFSRLKQQGMGESMPKYPNTTAENKAQNRRVELAIVANNNAGAQQGSPQQQGYPQQQQGYPQQQGYPQQQGYPQQQGYPQQQGYPQQQGYPQQQGYPQQQGYPQQQPYGYPR, encoded by the coding sequence ATGAGAAATACGCTTTTAATCACCGCAATCAGCTCTGTGCTGCTGACTGCATGCGTCACTGACCCCTATACCGGCCAGTCCTCACTCAGCAAGGCTGCGATGGGCGGCGGCATAGGTGCTGCGTCCGGCGCCGCGATCGGCACCGCATTTGGCGGCAACGATTTGAAAAACGCCGGTTTTGGGGCTTTGGCCGGCGGCGTGGTGGGCGCGGCGGTGGGCGCTTATATGGATCATCAGCAGAAGGAAATGGAGCAGTCCTTGCAGGGAACCGGCATCGAGGTGCAAAGAACGGCCGAGAATACCTTGAACCTGAATATGCCGGAAAGCGTTACCTTCGCTTACGATTCGGCCACCTTGACGCCGCATGCGCAGTCGGCTTTGAATACCGTCTCCGGTATTTTGAATCAATATCCTGACTCGACGATTACCGTGACCGGTCATACCGATAGCGATGGCTCGGATACTTATAACCAACGGCTGTCCGAAAAACGCGCCGCCAGTGTGTCTAATTACTTGAGCCAGCACAGCGTCAGCTTCTCGCGTTTGAAGCAGCAAGGCATGGGCGAGAGTATGCCGAAATATCCGAATACGACTGCGGAAAACAAGGCGCAAAACCGCCGCGTCGAGCTCGCGATCGTCGCGAACAATAATGCCGGCGCTCAGCAAGGTAGTCCGCAACAACAAGGCTACCCGCAGCAGCAACAAGGTTATCCGCAACAACAGGGCTACCCGCAGCAACAAGGCTATCCGCAACAGCAGGGCTACCCGCAGCAACAAGGTTATCCGCAACAGCAGGGCTACCCGCAGCAACAAGGTTATCCGCAACAGCAAGGCTACCCGCAGCAGCAACCCTACGGATATCCGCGTTAA
- the smbP gene encoding small metal-binding protein SmbP: MKKIITAGAAVLLFACSAAFAEEHAAAALEHAQAAVEHGKAGHPKVLVEHASAALEHALAGAIVDKGLQKEHLEAGAAELEEAITHGNLGHAPEATQHAEAAVTHFKAAQ; the protein is encoded by the coding sequence ATGAAAAAAATAATAACCGCCGGCGCCGCTGTCTTGTTATTCGCCTGTTCGGCCGCGTTTGCCGAAGAACATGCCGCCGCCGCACTCGAACATGCCCAAGCGGCCGTCGAACACGGCAAGGCCGGCCATCCGAAAGTGCTGGTCGAACATGCCAGCGCCGCGCTGGAACATGCGCTCGCCGGCGCTATCGTCGATAAGGGGCTACAAAAAGAGCATCTGGAAGCCGGCGCCGCCGAGCTCGAGGAAGCGATCACTCACGGCAACCTGGGCCATGCACCCGAAGCGACCCAACATGCCGAAGCCGCGGTAACCCATTTCAAAGCCGCACAATAA
- a CDS encoding sulfite reductase subunit alpha, with product MKTPQIPFDGPYSESQRAWLSGFFAGMHTHMIQSAGAAQQTASRVINILYGSQTGTAESVANDAAGIAKAHGLKPVVKGMDEIEADALAGMEYLLVITSTYGEGEMPDNAQMLWDAVKSDAMPRLETLQYSVLALGDTSYDLFCKAGKDWDERLAALGAQRIYDRTDCDVDFEEPAEAWIKAVIPFMSGGSTTATVVEAEAPAEKSQYNRKNPFPAKMQVNRWVTAPSSSKETRHYEISIAGSGMTYEAGDALCVVPTNCPELVKDIVDAIGCNGDENEFVHGDLMPFAEALRTQFEIKTPSKELIEEIASRSGNKELNALLESGDKDKLADYLWGRDTLDLLRQNPGCEFSAAEFIELLKPLQHRAYSISSSGKKYPDSVHLTVASVRYDGFDRQHKGVCSTFLADLVDDTTEVRCFFTPNKVFRVPDDNSLPMIMVGPGTGLAPFRAFLQEREYRKASGKNWLFFGDRNAATDFMYRDEIEAMQASGLLTRLDLAFSRDQAEKIYVQDKMRENGAELFAWLEQGGYFFVCGDAYRMAKDVDKALHDVIAEHGKFSEQQAIDYVNQLKKDKRYVRDVY from the coding sequence ATGAAAACACCGCAAATTCCTTTCGACGGTCCCTATAGCGAAAGCCAGCGCGCCTGGCTCAGCGGCTTTTTTGCCGGCATGCACACGCACATGATCCAAAGCGCAGGCGCCGCCCAACAAACCGCCAGCCGCGTAATCAATATCCTGTACGGCAGCCAGACCGGCACGGCCGAATCGGTCGCGAACGACGCCGCCGGCATCGCCAAGGCGCACGGCCTCAAACCGGTCGTCAAAGGCATGGATGAAATCGAAGCGGACGCGCTGGCCGGGATGGAGTATCTCTTGGTGATCACCAGCACTTACGGCGAAGGCGAAATGCCGGACAATGCGCAGATGCTCTGGGATGCGGTCAAAAGCGATGCGATGCCGCGTCTCGAAACCCTGCAATACTCGGTGCTCGCGCTCGGCGATACCAGCTACGATCTGTTCTGCAAGGCCGGCAAGGACTGGGACGAAAGACTCGCAGCACTCGGCGCGCAGCGCATCTACGATCGCACCGACTGCGATGTCGATTTCGAAGAACCCGCCGAAGCCTGGATCAAGGCGGTCATCCCGTTCATGTCCGGCGGCAGCACGACCGCGACGGTCGTCGAAGCCGAAGCGCCAGCCGAAAAATCGCAATATAACCGGAAGAACCCCTTCCCCGCCAAGATGCAGGTCAACCGCTGGGTGACCGCGCCGTCATCCTCGAAGGAAACCCGGCATTACGAGATTTCGATCGCGGGCTCCGGGATGACTTACGAGGCCGGCGACGCCCTGTGCGTGGTGCCGACCAACTGTCCGGAGCTGGTTAAGGATATCGTTGATGCAATCGGCTGCAACGGAGATGAAAATGAATTTGTCCACGGCGACCTGATGCCTTTCGCTGAAGCCTTGCGCACCCAGTTCGAAATCAAGACGCCGAGCAAGGAGCTGATCGAGGAAATCGCCAGCCGCTCCGGCAACAAGGAATTGAATGCGCTGCTCGAATCCGGCGACAAGGACAAGCTGGCCGATTATTTATGGGGCCGCGACACGCTGGACCTGCTCCGGCAAAACCCCGGCTGCGAATTTTCCGCCGCCGAATTCATCGAATTGTTGAAACCGTTGCAGCATCGCGCCTATTCGATTTCATCGAGCGGCAAGAAATATCCCGACTCGGTGCATCTGACCGTCGCAAGCGTGCGTTATGACGGCTTCGATCGCCAGCATAAGGGCGTTTGCTCGACCTTCCTGGCCGATCTGGTCGATGACACGACCGAAGTACGTTGTTTCTTCACCCCGAACAAGGTATTCCGGGTGCCGGACGACAACAGCCTGCCGATGATCATGGTCGGCCCAGGCACCGGCCTCGCGCCGTTCCGCGCCTTTTTGCAGGAACGCGAATACCGGAAGGCTTCCGGCAAGAACTGGCTGTTCTTCGGCGACCGCAACGCCGCGACCGATTTCATGTACCGCGACGAAATCGAAGCGATGCAGGCCAGCGGCCTGCTGACCCGCCTCGATCTGGCCTTCTCGCGCGACCAGGCCGAAAAAATCTATGTACAGGACAAGATGCGCGAAAACGGCGCCGAATTGTTCGCCTGGCTCGAACAGGGCGGCTATTTCTTCGTCTGCGGCGACGCCTACCGGATGGCGAAGGACGTCGACAAGGCGCTGCATGACGTGATCGCCGAACACGGCAAGTTCAGCGAACAGCAGGCGATCGATTACGTGAACCAGCTGAAAAAGGACAAACGCTACGTCCGCGACGTGTATTGA